TTGACCGGTAATGTTGGCAAGATCATCAAGAACAGCTTCAATTGCTTTTGCATTTGTTACTTGATTTCCGGCAGTCATATTAACGACAACTTTTACAATTTTGGGAACTTCAGAAGGAGATTTGAAATTAAAATGGTCTTTTAGTTGGCCAAAAACATTATCACGATAGTGCTCTTGAAGCTTTGTCATACTAAATAGCCTTTCCTGTTTTTTTTGCAATTCGGGTTTTTTTACCATTTTCGACTTTAAAACCAACACGAGTTGGAACAGCTGGCTTATCTTTTCCAGCTTTTTTGGCAACCAGTGCTAGTTTTGAGAGTAAAATTGGTGCCTCATAAGTGACAATTTCACCTTTTGTATTTTGATTTGAAGGTTTACGGTGTTTTGTTTTAATGTTGACATCTTTAACAATTGCCGCATTTTTGGCAGGAATTATTTCAAGGACAGATGAGACTTTACCTTTGTCATCACCAGATAAAACTACAACTGAATCATTTTTACGAATTTTTTGCATTTTTTAGAGAACCTCCTGCGCCAGTGAAGCGATTTTTAGGTAACCTTTTTCACGGATTTCTCTGGCAATTGGTCCAAAAACACGTGTTCCTCTTGGGGTTCCATCCTCTTTGATAATTACAACTGCATTGTCATCAAATTTTATATGTGAACCATTTGGACGACGAAGACCGTATGTTGAACGGACAATTAGTGCTTTTACGACTTGTCCTTCTTTGAGCATTCCGTTAGGAATTGCTTTTTTAACAGAAACTACAACAATGTCGCCAATATTTGAAGTTTTTTTAACAGATCCACCTAAATTTCTGATTACACCAACAATTTTTGCGCCCGAATTGTCAGCAACATTTAAACGAGATTGTTCTTGAACCATTTTAGACTTCTCCTTTTTTTTGTAAAACTTCAACTAGACGGAAATGTTTTGATTTTGAAATTGGACGGCATTCTGCAATTTTAACAAAATCACCAACATTTGCTGTTCCTGCTTGGTCATGAGTTGCAAATTTTTTAGTTTTTTTGAACCGTTTTCCATAAAGTTTATGTTTATAAGCTGTCTCAACAGAAACCATTATTGTTTTTTCAGAGGTGCGAATCACTTTTCCTTGCAGTGTTTTACGAAGATTACGCTTTTGGGGCATTTTTTCTAAATTATTGTTCATTTTGGCTACTCATTTCTGCTGGTTTTGTTTGAATTTTTGGGGCTAAAAGCGGCTTGATATGTGCATTAAAATGGGCTTTGATTGATTTTGGCGATTTTGCAAATACGGCTTTTTGTGCCTTTTTTTGCTTTTTGGTGAGTTTTTTTGGCTTTGGACTTTGGGCTAATTTTTGTTGGGATAAAATTGTTAAAATTCGGGCAATTATTTTACGAATCTGACTGATTTTATGAGTTTGGTCTAAATTTGAACTTTGATTTTTAAATCTTAAAGTAAATAGTTCAGAACGGTATTCAAGAAGAAGAGAGTTAAGTTCGCTTGGTGTTTTTTTTAAAAGTTCTTTATATTCCATTGTTTTCCTAAGATATAGTTACTATTTTTCATTTTAGTGGTAATTTATGCCCACCAAGTCGAAGTGCATCACGAGCAACATCGTCTTTTACACCTTTAATTTCAAACATCATTGTATTTTTCTTAACAACAGCGACTCAACGATCAACTGAACCTTTTCCAGATCCCATTCTAACTCCAATTGGCTTAGAAGTTAAAGACAAATGTGGAAAAATTCGAATAATAACTTGACCTTCACGTCCCATTCTTCTTGTAATTGCAATACGGGCTGCTTCAATTTGGGCTGCAGAAATTCAAGCTGAACCAATGGCTTGAAGTCCATAGTCACCAAAGGCTAAAAAATTTCCTGAGTGTGCTTCCCGTTTATCGTGATAAAGACGGAAAGTTTTACGGTGCTTAGTTTTTTTTGGCTGCAACATTTTTATCTCCTTTTATCACTTCTTATGACAGATTCAATATCAATTTTTTGTCTTGACTCACCAAGTGAGACTCAAACTTTAACGCCCAGAATTCCGTAAGTTGTTTTTGCAATTGCGGTTGCATATTCAACATTTTGACGTAAAGTGTGCAATTTCATTTCACCTTCGGCATAACCTTCAGAACGAGCCATTTCAACACCATTAAGACGACCAGAGACAAGTGTTTTTACCCCTTTTGCCCCCGCTTTTAGTGCGGTTCGAATTGCAAATTTTTGGGCAATTCGGTAGGATCCACGTTGTTCAAGTTTTTGGGCGATTGTTTCAGCCATTAATTTTGCATTTAATTCAGGATTTGTAATTTCAATTGCATCAATGTGTAAAACAATTTTGCGGTTTTTAAGAGTTTTTTTAAGTTGTTCAACAATTTTTTTCAGATTTTCGCCTGAAGATCCAAGAAATGAACCAAGTCTTGCTGTATAGACTAAAACAGTAATTGCATTATTGCGATCACGACGAATTATTGTGTTTCCAATTTGGTATTCACGGGTTAATTTTTCAAAAAAACGGTGAATTTTAACATCTTCTAACAAATTAGTGGCAAATTTATTTTTGTCTGCATACCAAATTGCATTATGAGCTCTTGTTATTCCAAAACGGAAACCATTTGGATTTACCTTTTGTCCCATTATTTTTCTCCTTGTTTTGGATTTAAGTCTTGATTGTTAGTTTCTGGTAAAACTTCAGCAGAAGTTGTACTTTCAGAGTCAAAAGTCTCAAAAGTGTTTGAATCTTGACTGTTGCCTAGGGCTGCAAGAACGACTTTGAAATGAGAAGTTCTTTTAAGAATTTGACTTGCTGATCCTTTTGCCCGTGGACGAAAACGTTTTAGCGTTGGGCCTTCATTAACAATCGCTGATTTTACAACTAAATTTGCTTGTTCAAGACCATGATTATTAATTGCATTGGCAATGGCAGAATTGATTAGTTTTTTAAAAATTGGTGATGCTTTTTTATTAGTATGGGCTAAAATTGAAAGGGCTTCAAAGACAGGTTTATTTTTAACTAAATTAGCAACAAGGCGTGCTTTTGAGGCAGAAATTCTTTGGGTTTTTAAAGAAGCAACTGCATAATTATTGTTATCTAAATTCATTTATATTGTCCTTTTATTTCTTTTTAGCCTTGTCTTTTCCATGCCCATAATAAGTTCTTGTTGGTGAAAACTCACCTAATTTGTGGCCTACCATATCATCGGTAACATAAACTTCGTTAAAAATTTTGCCATTGTGAACCAAAAAAGTTAGACCAACAAACTGGGGAAAAATAGTTGACCGGCGTGATCAAGTCTTAATTGGTTTGCGTGAATTTTTCATAATTGCATCATCAACTTTTTTAAGAAGATGCTCATCAGCAAATGGACCTTTTTTAAGTGAACGAGCCATTATTTTTTAGATTCCTTTCTTGAACGGATTATCAATTTAGTTGAAGCTTTTTTAGGATTTCTTGTCTTAACTCCAAGTGCTTTTTTACCTCAAGGAGTAAGTGGAGTTTTACGTCCAATTGGTTGTTTACCTTCTCCACCTCCATGTGGGTGATCATTTGGATTCATTACTGATCCACGAACGGTTGGTCTAATTCCTTTGTGACGATTTCTTCCTGCTTTTCCGATGTTAACAAGTGAATTTTCTTCATTTCCAACTACACCAACAGTTGCCCGGCAAGTAGATAAAATTCGACGGTATTCTCCTGATTTTAGTTTAAGAATAACATATTTTCCGTTTTCGTCACGACCTTGAATTTGGGCTCAAGTTCCGGCTGAACGAATTAACTGACCCCCTGCTCCTGGATGGAGTTCGAGATTGTGAACAAAAGTACCCTCAGGAATATTTTTAAGCGGCAGGCAATTTCCAACAAGAATATCAGCCTCAGGACCGGAGGCAATTTTTTGTCCTACTTTTAGATTTTTAGGTGCTAAAATGTAACGTTTTTCACCGTCAATATAAGAAACAAGGGCAATATTTGCTGAACGATTTGGGTCATATTCAATTGTTTTTACAATTGCAGGAATATTGTCTTTATTTCTTTTAAAATCAATTAGACGGTATTTTCTTTTGTGCCGTCCACCTTGATGTCTAACGGTAATTTTACCTTGAGCATTACGGCCTGAATGTTTTTTTAAAGTTACAAGCAAAGACTTTTCGGGTTTGTTTGTTGTTAAATTTGCGCCAAAATCAAGTGAAGACATATGGCGACGGCCGTTTGTTGTTGGTTTATAATATTTAAGCGCCATTAGTTTGTCTCTCCTTGTTCGTTAGTTTGGTTTTTGGGCTGATTTTCGGGCTGGTTTTCCTCAGTTTTTTGACTTTCGGCTGCCTGTTTTTTTGCAAGTTTTTGGGCTATTTCTTGATTTTTTTGTTCTAGCTCTGCTCTTTTTTCTTCAATTTGTTGACTGAATTCTTGTTGGTCTTTGTTGGTTTGGTCAATGCTTGCTGCAGCTGGAGTCTCGTCCTCAAAAAGATTAATTGTGTATCCTGGTTTTAATTTTACAAATGCTTTTTTATATTTAGTGCTAAAACCACGTGATTTTCCTAGTTTTTTTTCTTTTTTTGGAACAGTGAAAATATTAACTTTTTCAACTTTGACATTAAAAATGTATTCAACAGCTTTTTTTGTCTCAGAACGATTTGTTGTTGGACTTACTTTAAAAGAATAAACTCCTTG
The sequence above is a segment of the Mesomycoplasma ovipneumoniae genome. Coding sequences within it:
- the rplN gene encoding 50S ribosomal protein L14, with the translated sequence MVQEQSRLNVADNSGAKIVGVIRNLGGSVKKTSNIGDIVVVSVKKAIPNGMLKEGQVVKALIVRSTYGLRRPNGSHIKFDDNAVVIIKEDGTPRGTRVFGPIAREIREKGYLKIASLAQEVL
- the rplX gene encoding 50S ribosomal protein L24 is translated as MQKIRKNDSVVVLSGDDKGKVSSVLEIIPAKNAAIVKDVNIKTKHRKPSNQNTKGEIVTYEAPILLSKLALVAKKAGKDKPAVPTRVGFKVENGKKTRIAKKTGKAI
- the rpsC gene encoding 30S ribosomal protein S3; the protein is MGQKVNPNGFRFGITRAHNAIWYADKNKFATNLLEDVKIHRFFEKLTREYQIGNTIIRRDRNNAITVLVYTARLGSFLGSSGENLKKIVEQLKKTLKNRKIVLHIDAIEITNPELNAKLMAETIAQKLEQRGSYRIAQKFAIRTALKAGAKGVKTLVSGRLNGVEMARSEGYAEGEMKLHTLRQNVEYATAIAKTTYGILGVKVWVSLGESRQKIDIESVIRSDKRR
- the rplP gene encoding 50S ribosomal protein L16 — encoded protein: MLQPKKTKHRKTFRLYHDKREAHSGNFLAFGDYGLQAIGSAWISAAQIEAARIAITRRMGREGQVIIRIFPHLSLTSKPIGVRMGSGKGSVDRWVAVVKKNTMMFEIKGVKDDVARDALRLGGHKLPLKWKIVTIS
- the rpmC gene encoding 50S ribosomal protein L29; this translates as MEYKELLKKTPSELNSLLLEYRSELFTLRFKNQSSNLDQTHKISQIRKIIARILTILSQQKLAQSPKPKKLTKKQKKAQKAVFAKSPKSIKAHFNAHIKPLLAPKIQTKPAEMSSQNEQ
- the rpsQ gene encoding 30S ribosomal protein S17 codes for the protein MNNNLEKMPQKRNLRKTLQGKVIRTSEKTIMVSVETAYKHKLYGKRFKKTKKFATHDQAGTANVGDFVKIAECRPISKSKHFRLVEVLQKKGEV
- the rplB gene encoding 50S ribosomal protein L2, whose product is MALKYYKPTTNGRRHMSSLDFGANLTTNKPEKSLLVTLKKHSGRNAQGKITVRHQGGRHKRKYRLIDFKRNKDNIPAIVKTIEYDPNRSANIALVSYIDGEKRYILAPKNLKVGQKIASGPEADILVGNCLPLKNIPEGTFVHNLELHPGAGGQLIRSAGTWAQIQGRDENGKYVILKLKSGEYRRILSTCRATVGVVGNEENSLVNIGKAGRNRHKGIRPTVRGSVMNPNDHPHGGGEGKQPIGRKTPLTPWGKKALGVKTRNPKKASTKLIIRSRKESKK
- the rpsS gene encoding 30S ribosomal protein S19, which encodes MARSLKKGPFADEHLLKKVDDAIMKNSRKPIKTWSRRSTIFPQFVGLTFLVHNGKIFNEVYVTDDMVGHKLGEFSPTRTYYGHGKDKAKKK
- the rplW gene encoding 50S ribosomal protein L23, with the translated sequence MNVNNIIKGPILTEKSYQLMSQGVYSFKVSPTTNRSETKKAVEYIFNVKVEKVNIFTVPKKEKKLGKSRGFSTKYKKAFVKLKPGYTINLFEDETPAAASIDQTNKDQQEFSQQIEEKRAELEQKNQEIAQKLAKKQAAESQKTEENQPENQPKNQTNEQGETN